A single genomic interval of uncultured Sphaerochaeta sp. harbors:
- a CDS encoding aminopeptidase P family protein: MSVINERVEKLRSLMDKHNLDGWIINGTDPHQSEYVCERWRSRAWMSGFTGSAGTVIITQKDALLWVDSRYFIQAQQQIEGTCFQMMKIDTPSFPDPSTYLKEHLQKDSKIGIDKATLTIQGEKDLQRAFGEDLALVPSDDLLDSIWQERSEVPAKPVTSLPDDIAGFSRSQKLAMVRYAMVQKGASYTVISSLDDIAWITNLRGDDVPYSPVFLAYLVVGKTDAWLFTNPGRFTDELTQDISEDFTIHPYEDVATTLRNVLKEDDVLYFNPEKINLLVAETFGDCETITGLDFTTDLKACKNDTEMEGMRRAHLLDGAALVNFLARLDTKHGRYTEIAISDLLKEQRLRNPDCIGESFSPISGWAEHGAMCHYSATEESNSVVEGSGLLVLDTGGMYTFGTTDVTRTILFGEPTEEQIRDYTLVLKGNLAIASARFPEGTCGYQLDVLARQFLWQQGLSYFHGTGHGIGFRLNVHEGPHSISPKPLSVPLKKGMVVSDEPGLYKEGRHGIRIENIVAVREDVKTEFGQFLSFEVLTICPFERRLIDKNLLSAQEIAMVDAYHRWVYEELKHLVDTTAMEYLKGATKPL, translated from the coding sequence ATGTCAGTAATTAACGAACGGGTTGAAAAACTCCGTTCCCTCATGGATAAGCACAACCTTGATGGATGGATCATCAATGGGACAGATCCACATCAAAGTGAATATGTGTGTGAGCGATGGAGGAGCCGGGCTTGGATGAGTGGCTTTACCGGAAGCGCAGGAACGGTCATCATTACCCAGAAGGATGCACTTCTTTGGGTCGATTCGCGCTACTTCATTCAAGCTCAACAGCAGATTGAGGGAACCTGTTTCCAGATGATGAAGATTGACACCCCTTCGTTCCCTGACCCCAGTACCTATTTGAAGGAACATCTGCAGAAGGACAGCAAGATAGGAATTGATAAAGCCACGTTGACTATACAGGGTGAGAAAGACTTGCAAAGAGCCTTCGGCGAAGACTTGGCACTGGTTCCTTCAGATGATCTGTTGGATTCTATCTGGCAGGAGAGAAGCGAGGTGCCTGCAAAGCCGGTGACCTCTCTTCCTGATGATATTGCCGGGTTCTCACGTAGTCAGAAGCTCGCCATGGTTCGCTATGCCATGGTACAGAAAGGTGCCTCCTATACCGTTATTTCTTCCTTGGATGACATTGCCTGGATAACCAATCTCAGAGGAGATGATGTTCCCTATAGCCCTGTCTTCCTTGCCTATCTTGTAGTGGGGAAGACTGACGCTTGGCTGTTCACCAATCCAGGGAGGTTTACGGATGAACTCACCCAGGATATAAGTGAAGATTTCACCATTCATCCCTATGAGGATGTGGCCACCACACTCAGGAATGTCCTCAAAGAGGATGATGTTCTCTATTTCAATCCTGAGAAGATCAACCTCCTTGTTGCAGAGACCTTCGGGGATTGTGAAACGATCACCGGCCTTGATTTCACCACTGATTTGAAGGCTTGCAAGAATGATACCGAGATGGAAGGGATGCGAAGGGCGCATCTGCTTGATGGAGCAGCCTTGGTCAATTTTCTCGCCCGTCTCGATACCAAGCATGGACGCTATACGGAAATTGCCATCTCTGACCTTCTTAAGGAACAGAGGTTGCGCAATCCTGATTGTATTGGAGAATCTTTCTCGCCCATCAGTGGATGGGCAGAGCATGGTGCAATGTGTCACTACAGTGCAACAGAAGAGAGTAATTCGGTGGTTGAGGGAAGTGGGCTACTCGTCCTCGACACTGGAGGGATGTATACCTTTGGAACGACCGATGTAACCCGGACGATTCTCTTCGGCGAACCCACTGAGGAGCAGATCAGGGATTATACGCTGGTGCTGAAAGGCAATCTTGCCATAGCCTCTGCACGATTCCCTGAGGGAACCTGCGGGTATCAGTTGGATGTCCTGGCAAGGCAGTTTCTTTGGCAGCAGGGATTGAGTTATTTCCATGGTACCGGACATGGTATCGGATTCCGTCTCAATGTCCATGAGGGACCTCACTCCATCAGTCCAAAACCTCTCTCTGTCCCTCTGAAAAAAGGTATGGTGGTCAGTGATGAACCAGGCCTCTATAAAGAGGGTCGGCATGGAATTCGAATTGAGAACATTGTAGCGGTAAGAGAGGATGTGAAAACAGAATTTGGCCAATTCCTGAGCTTTGAGGTCTTGACCATTTGTCCGTTTGAACGCAGATTGATAGATAAGAACCTGCTTTCAGCCCAAGAGATAGCTATGGTGGATGCATATCATCGCTGGGTGTATGAAGAGCTGAAACATCTCGTGGATACAACTGCGATGGAGTATCTAAAGGGTGCAACAAAGCCCCTCTAG
- the gpmI gene encoding 2,3-bisphosphoglycerate-independent phosphoglycerate mutase — protein sequence MVDALKKMGKISRKGPVVLVIMDGVGFGKYKEGDAVASALTGTLNKLYKANPWTKLKAHGTAVGLPSDDDMGNSEVGHNAMGCGRVFAQGAKLVNASISTGAMYEGPTWKKLINNAKEKQSTLHFIGLLSDGNVHSHIDNLKAMILQAKKEGVSKVRVHALLDGRDVGELSALDYFDPFEEFLAGINDEGFDAKIASGGGRMVITMDRYNANWNMVKKGWETHVLGEGRMFDSAHEAITVLREESKAIDQDLPPFVVAKDGKPVGTIEDGDSVILFNFRGDRALEITKAFEAEELTEFDRKRRPDVEYAGMMEYDGDLHVPAQFLVSPPAIDKTLAEYLCASKVKQFSISETQKFGHVTYFFNGNKSGKFNDSLEEYVEILSDIVPFEERPWMKCAEIADRVIDEVESGKWDFIKLNFPNGDMVGHTGNYQAVVCSMEGLDLQIGRIYKSVMEAGGVMVITADHGNADDMFEHAKDGSVKYKENGDPQSKTSHSLNPVPCIICDSNYQGEYETELKSGLGISSIAATCMNLLDFEAPSEYDPSIITVK from the coding sequence ATGGTTGATGCATTGAAGAAAATGGGAAAGATTTCCCGCAAAGGTCCAGTAGTCTTGGTCATCATGGATGGCGTAGGCTTTGGAAAATACAAGGAAGGCGATGCGGTTGCTTCTGCATTGACAGGAACACTGAACAAGCTGTACAAGGCAAATCCTTGGACCAAGCTTAAGGCCCATGGTACTGCTGTTGGCCTTCCTTCAGATGATGATATGGGTAACAGTGAGGTAGGCCACAATGCAATGGGTTGTGGAAGGGTTTTCGCCCAAGGTGCAAAACTGGTCAATGCTTCCATATCCACAGGTGCCATGTATGAGGGCCCTACGTGGAAGAAGCTGATCAACAATGCAAAAGAGAAGCAATCTACTCTTCATTTCATCGGTTTGCTGAGTGATGGGAATGTACACTCCCACATCGACAACCTCAAGGCAATGATCCTTCAGGCAAAAAAGGAAGGTGTTTCCAAGGTTCGGGTGCATGCACTACTCGATGGAAGAGATGTTGGTGAACTGAGTGCCCTCGATTACTTCGATCCCTTTGAAGAGTTCCTTGCAGGCATCAATGATGAAGGTTTTGATGCTAAGATTGCCAGTGGTGGTGGAAGAATGGTTATCACCATGGACCGCTACAATGCAAACTGGAATATGGTCAAGAAAGGTTGGGAAACCCATGTACTGGGTGAAGGCCGTATGTTTGACAGTGCTCATGAGGCTATTACAGTACTCCGTGAAGAGTCAAAGGCTATCGACCAGGACCTGCCTCCATTTGTTGTTGCAAAGGACGGCAAGCCGGTTGGAACCATCGAGGATGGGGATAGTGTCATTCTCTTCAACTTCCGTGGAGACCGTGCTCTGGAGATTACCAAGGCATTTGAGGCTGAGGAGCTTACCGAATTTGACCGCAAACGTCGACCCGATGTCGAGTATGCAGGGATGATGGAGTATGATGGGGACTTGCATGTCCCTGCCCAGTTCCTGGTAAGCCCTCCGGCAATAGACAAGACTCTTGCTGAGTATCTTTGTGCCTCAAAAGTGAAGCAGTTCTCCATCAGTGAGACCCAGAAGTTTGGGCATGTAACCTACTTCTTCAATGGAAACAAGAGTGGTAAATTTAATGATTCCCTTGAGGAGTATGTTGAGATCCTTAGTGATATCGTCCCCTTCGAGGAACGCCCTTGGATGAAGTGTGCTGAGATTGCTGACCGTGTCATCGATGAGGTTGAAAGCGGAAAGTGGGACTTCATCAAACTGAATTTCCCCAATGGCGACATGGTTGGACATACCGGGAACTATCAGGCTGTTGTTTGCTCGATGGAAGGTCTTGACCTGCAGATTGGCAGGATTTACAAGTCGGTCATGGAAGCAGGTGGCGTGATGGTGATCACCGCCGATCATGGAAATGCTGATGACATGTTTGAGCATGCCAAGGATGGCAGTGTGAAATACAAGGAGAATGGTGATCCTCAGTCCAAGACCAGTCACTCACTCAATCCTGTTCCATGCATTATCTGTGACAGCAACTACCAGGGAGAGTATGAGACAGAGCTCAAGAGTGGGCTTGGGATCAGCAGTATTGCAGCGACCTGTATGAATCTGCTCGACTTCGAGGCCCCAAGTGAGTACGACCCAAGTATTATCACTGTGAAATAA
- a CDS encoding aldo/keto reductase has translation MEYKAFGKTGHTSSRVLFGAAAFWDVSQKEADKTLGLLLDNGINHIDTARSYGDAELRIGPWMKEHRSSFFLASKTNKRTKEEALVELKETLTRLQTDYIDLWQLHYLVEPDEWKTTMSEGGALEAAIEAKEQGLVRFIGVTGHGVEAPSAHLRSLEVYDFDSVLLPYNYTMMQNSLYREQTQKLFEVCKERDIAVQTIKSLARGELGNKEKVYATWYDPLTDEASIQSAVHWVLSNEQVFLNSTGDIRILPHILKAAQETIRKPSDEEMEALVKKEAITPLFS, from the coding sequence ATGGAATACAAAGCATTCGGAAAAACCGGTCATACATCAAGCAGGGTGCTCTTTGGAGCTGCTGCTTTTTGGGATGTAAGCCAAAAGGAAGCTGATAAGACGTTGGGCCTTTTGCTCGATAATGGGATCAACCATATCGATACCGCTAGGAGCTATGGAGATGCTGAGTTACGCATAGGTCCCTGGATGAAAGAACATCGTTCCTCTTTTTTCCTGGCTTCAAAGACCAATAAACGAACCAAGGAAGAGGCTCTGGTTGAGTTGAAGGAGACCCTCACCCGTCTTCAGACCGATTACATTGATTTATGGCAACTTCACTATCTTGTGGAACCGGATGAGTGGAAGACCACGATGAGCGAGGGGGGAGCCTTGGAGGCTGCCATTGAGGCAAAAGAACAGGGATTGGTCCGTTTCATTGGCGTAACTGGCCATGGAGTTGAAGCCCCTTCAGCACATCTGAGGAGTCTGGAAGTCTATGATTTCGATTCAGTCCTCCTTCCTTACAACTATACCATGATGCAGAATTCACTCTACAGGGAACAAACCCAAAAGCTTTTTGAGGTATGTAAGGAGAGAGATATTGCAGTGCAGACCATCAAAAGCTTAGCGCGGGGAGAGCTTGGGAATAAGGAGAAGGTTTATGCTACCTGGTATGATCCTCTTACCGATGAGGCTTCCATCCAGAGTGCAGTCCATTGGGTTCTTTCCAATGAACAGGTATTCCTGAACAGTACTGGTGATATTCGCATCTTGCCTCATATTCTTAAGGCAGCACAGGAGACGATCAGAAAGCCAAGTGATGAAGAGATGGAAGCTTTGGTGAAGAAAGAGGCAATAACACCGCTATTTAGCTGA
- a CDS encoding cation:dicarboxylase symporter family transporter, with protein sequence MKTWISYLAATALALAATLLFGDSTVFQQLMYTITALLVQLGGFVLIPLVFFGFSSGIASLRKDSKGFVFSRTTILWSLFSTLLLAISGAVVFKFFPTYFPASSSAGTDATSLSVLAPQSLSTLFESLLPINPFYTLASAESFLLPVIIIALVFGYFLKPNVEVIRPAYVTMNSLSETMFRLTRSFAILGHLFVFFAASYWFSHLQQEGTIFVAGRFLLMLLGSTLAVLVLILPLLFAIATRFKVNPYQVLYRMLAPALAALFTGSIFFSTPISIPLSRHNLGCQKRVSATAFPLYTLIGRGGSAMIATLSILSLLYAATATMPTDKVILIVALTSAMFSFASPLYLGYEVFFISIIALQFLKIDLYGAEMTLIALMPILNGLGILIDSYIAAFGATYTCHRMGVLLESAYRDIK encoded by the coding sequence ATGAAGACGTGGATTAGTTATTTAGCTGCAACAGCCTTAGCGCTGGCTGCAACCCTATTATTCGGGGATTCGACTGTTTTTCAGCAGCTGATGTACACCATCACTGCCCTGTTGGTACAACTGGGCGGTTTTGTCTTGATTCCCTTGGTATTCTTTGGATTTTCTTCGGGTATTGCTTCCCTGAGAAAGGATAGTAAAGGATTTGTCTTCAGTCGGACAACCATCCTCTGGAGCCTATTCTCTACACTACTGCTCGCCATTTCTGGAGCAGTCGTGTTCAAGTTTTTCCCCACCTACTTCCCAGCAAGCAGCAGCGCAGGGACCGATGCAACGTCCCTTTCAGTCCTTGCTCCACAGTCCTTGTCCACACTCTTTGAGTCATTGCTCCCGATCAATCCATTTTACACATTGGCAAGTGCTGAAAGTTTCCTACTTCCAGTAATTATCATTGCCTTGGTTTTTGGATACTTCCTAAAGCCGAATGTTGAGGTAATCCGACCAGCCTATGTGACGATGAACTCCTTGAGTGAGACAATGTTCCGCTTGACCCGTTCGTTTGCCATCCTCGGCCATCTCTTTGTCTTCTTTGCTGCTTCCTACTGGTTCAGCCACCTGCAACAGGAAGGAACCATTTTTGTTGCTGGAAGATTCCTGCTGATGTTGCTGGGTTCCACGCTTGCCGTACTTGTTTTGATACTACCCTTGCTGTTTGCCATTGCCACACGATTCAAGGTAAATCCATACCAGGTTCTCTACCGTATGCTGGCTCCAGCATTAGCAGCGCTCTTTACTGGAAGTATTTTCTTCTCCACCCCAATCAGCATTCCACTCTCCAGGCATAATCTTGGATGTCAGAAACGGGTTAGTGCCACTGCCTTCCCACTCTACACATTAATTGGGAGAGGAGGGTCGGCTATGATCGCGACCTTGAGCATTCTCAGTCTGTTGTATGCCGCAACGGCAACAATGCCTACTGACAAGGTCATTCTCATCGTTGCACTCACCAGTGCAATGTTCTCTTTTGCCAGCCCTCTGTATCTTGGTTATGAAGTTTTCTTCATCTCCATTATAGCCCTGCAATTCCTAAAGATTGATCTTTATGGTGCAGAAATGACCTTGATAGCCCTTATGCCAATACTTAATGGCCTCGGAATTCTCATTGATTCCTACATTGCTGCTTTTGGAGCTACGTATACCTGTCACCGAATGGGGGTACTGCTTGAAAGTGCCTACCGGGATATCAAGTAA
- a CDS encoding alpha-amylase family glycosyl hydrolase has product MITRDFRISVRTRTEIDFFPALFPSDADLGDLYKQATELAYLFNTKVKAKGGNDWISSAKLHASAVLHQLYQSVLSHYLSYSEPDFFTRLTTLVNKNHAAQEVLAFYMKEFPSPLLIEQGLPLEYFYEESLRGYFIHQVMQENPALMKATKPFLAPEGLSFPKAAQAVTALMGGYTLSSASMTNSDEDIFSFLTRPAKLYPDSLTDQISFIIETWGELIPQRLKELLLKAIDIVKEEEKPHFPGDGGSPVMVVPDYTLYDQEYEAFTTDRNWMPNVIMLAKSTLVWLDQLTKEYEYPIDTLDKIPDRELDHIATRGFTALWLIGLWERSTASKKIKNLCGNPDAEASAYSLKNYEIAEVIGGWPALDNLRKRCASRGIRLASDMVPNHCGIDGDWVFEHSDFFVQQSYPPFPSYTYDGPNLSSHPDVEIKLEDHYYDRSDAAVTFRRRDLRNGETTYIFHGNDGTSMPWNDTAQLDFLNPVTREAVYQLIKHVASNFPIIRFDAAMTLAKKHIQRLWYPKPGHGGDIAGRAQYGMDEAEFNRQIPKEFWREVVDRINEELPDTLLLAEAFWMMEGYFVRTLGMHRVYNSAFMNMLKNQENQKYRETIKNTLNFDPEILKRFVNFMNNPDEETAIAQFGDGDKYFGVCTLLVTMPGLPMFGHGQVEGYREKYGMEYRRAYWDEKPNEYLIGEHYRRIFPLLKKRYLFSGVDNFQLFDLYRDGEVQQSAFCYVNGTEHERVLVLYNNQYEVVEGWIKSSAQKVKKSNGDKYLEEVSLAEALNLTVGGRRYVITDSFSDGLTYMKPSLKVFDEGFFVHLRGFETKVYLNIREVEDTDGIYSALYEQMGDSGIANFEQEILALRLKPVYKAMDHFLSPSFHKQVKRLMEGKATSKTERTLILLLAEAYTHLSAVVENLHPEARKSLPSIPREISPSSMLEEIQRMSSLFSKEESRLFLQGTRILDEMESVMAAALFLKPFLSEDATISDAMVASDKLLLSRFFSKQLCEAGFEQELARKACHSAAILAASAHMVDDSEDDPKKILATLLEDPSLRAYAQVNEHQGVTWYTKEAMQEIIYLSALSLAIHKGMTNVQEYVKSLMEAETEALYKLDRLLG; this is encoded by the coding sequence TTGATTACACGTGATTTTCGTATTTCAGTTCGCACAAGGACTGAAATTGATTTTTTTCCAGCGTTGTTTCCGTCAGATGCCGACCTTGGAGATCTCTATAAGCAGGCAACTGAACTCGCCTACCTTTTCAATACGAAAGTAAAAGCAAAGGGAGGGAATGACTGGATCTCCTCGGCAAAACTCCATGCCTCGGCCGTCCTGCATCAACTCTACCAGAGTGTTCTTTCCCACTACTTGAGCTACAGTGAACCTGATTTCTTTACCCGCCTGACCACATTGGTCAACAAGAACCATGCGGCCCAGGAAGTACTTGCCTTCTACATGAAGGAGTTCCCGTCCCCGCTCTTGATCGAGCAGGGACTGCCACTTGAATACTTCTATGAGGAGTCTCTCAGGGGCTATTTCATTCATCAGGTCATGCAGGAAAACCCAGCACTGATGAAGGCAACAAAGCCATTCCTAGCCCCGGAAGGACTCTCCTTCCCCAAGGCCGCCCAGGCTGTCACCGCTTTGATGGGGGGATATACCCTCTCCAGTGCATCAATGACCAACAGTGATGAGGACATCTTCTCATTCCTCACCAGACCGGCAAAACTCTACCCAGATTCCCTGACCGACCAGATCTCATTCATCATTGAGACCTGGGGGGAATTGATTCCCCAACGTTTGAAGGAGTTGCTCCTGAAAGCAATCGATATAGTAAAGGAAGAAGAGAAACCACACTTCCCGGGAGATGGGGGAAGCCCGGTTATGGTCGTACCCGACTATACCCTCTATGACCAGGAGTATGAGGCATTCACTACCGACAGGAATTGGATGCCCAATGTAATCATGCTTGCTAAATCCACCCTTGTATGGCTGGACCAGCTGACCAAGGAGTATGAATACCCTATTGATACCTTGGATAAGATTCCTGACCGAGAGCTCGATCATATTGCAACCAGGGGTTTTACCGCACTCTGGCTTATCGGGCTCTGGGAAAGAAGCACCGCAAGCAAGAAAATCAAGAACCTCTGTGGCAACCCTGATGCGGAAGCCTCCGCATACTCCTTGAAAAATTACGAGATTGCAGAGGTAATCGGAGGATGGCCTGCCTTGGACAACCTTCGAAAGAGGTGTGCCAGTCGAGGCATTCGGCTTGCCAGTGACATGGTTCCAAACCATTGTGGAATCGACGGAGATTGGGTCTTTGAACACAGCGACTTTTTCGTCCAGCAAAGTTATCCACCCTTCCCTTCCTATACCTATGATGGACCAAACCTTTCTTCACACCCGGATGTTGAGATCAAGCTGGAGGATCATTACTACGATCGCAGTGATGCTGCAGTAACCTTCAGGAGAAGGGATCTGAGAAATGGGGAAACCACCTACATTTTCCATGGCAATGATGGTACATCAATGCCCTGGAACGATACTGCACAGCTGGATTTCCTCAACCCGGTAACACGAGAGGCTGTCTATCAACTGATAAAGCATGTTGCCAGCAACTTTCCCATCATCCGCTTTGATGCTGCAATGACGTTGGCAAAGAAACACATCCAAAGGCTCTGGTATCCTAAACCGGGCCACGGAGGCGATATTGCCGGACGTGCCCAGTATGGTATGGATGAGGCTGAGTTCAACCGTCAAATCCCCAAGGAGTTCTGGAGAGAGGTGGTGGACAGGATCAATGAGGAGTTGCCTGATACACTGTTGCTTGCAGAAGCGTTCTGGATGATGGAAGGATACTTTGTCCGCACCTTGGGAATGCATCGCGTGTACAACAGCGCATTTATGAACATGCTCAAGAACCAGGAAAACCAGAAATACCGAGAGACCATTAAGAATACGCTCAACTTTGACCCTGAGATTCTTAAACGGTTCGTTAACTTCATGAATAACCCAGATGAAGAAACTGCCATCGCCCAGTTTGGGGATGGGGACAAGTACTTTGGTGTATGTACCTTGCTGGTAACCATGCCAGGGCTTCCCATGTTCGGGCACGGACAGGTTGAAGGGTACCGGGAAAAATACGGTATGGAATACCGCCGAGCATACTGGGACGAAAAACCCAACGAATACTTAATTGGGGAGCATTATCGAAGAATCTTCCCCCTCCTGAAGAAACGATACCTTTTCAGTGGTGTGGACAATTTCCAGCTCTTCGATCTTTATCGAGATGGGGAAGTGCAACAGTCTGCATTCTGCTACGTGAATGGAACAGAACATGAACGAGTCCTGGTTCTATACAACAACCAGTATGAAGTGGTGGAAGGATGGATTAAGTCCTCTGCCCAAAAAGTAAAGAAATCAAATGGGGACAAGTACCTTGAGGAAGTCAGCCTTGCTGAGGCTTTGAATCTGACGGTGGGAGGAAGGCGGTACGTTATCACGGACTCTTTCAGCGATGGCCTAACCTATATGAAACCTTCCCTCAAGGTCTTCGACGAAGGATTCTTTGTACACCTTCGAGGTTTTGAGACCAAGGTATACCTGAATATCCGGGAAGTTGAGGACACTGATGGTATCTACTCTGCTCTGTATGAACAGATGGGAGATTCAGGTATTGCAAACTTTGAACAGGAAATCCTTGCACTCAGGCTCAAACCAGTCTACAAGGCAATGGATCACTTCCTTTCTCCTTCCTTCCACAAGCAGGTCAAACGGCTGATGGAAGGAAAGGCAACCAGCAAAACAGAACGTACGCTCATTCTCTTGTTGGCAGAAGCATATACACACCTCTCGGCAGTTGTGGAAAACCTACACCCCGAGGCTCGTAAGTCACTACCTTCCATCCCCAGGGAAATAAGTCCAAGTTCCATGCTTGAGGAAATCCAGAGAATGAGTTCTCTCTTCAGCAAGGAAGAGAGCAGACTCTTCTTGCAAGGAACCAGGATTCTTGATGAGATGGAATCAGTCATGGCTGCAGCGCTCTTCCTGAAGCCTTTCCTCAGTGAGGATGCAACCATAAGCGATGCAATGGTGGCAAGTGATAAGCTGTTGCTCTCCCGTTTCTTCTCCAAACAACTGTGTGAGGCTGGTTTTGAACAAGAACTTGCAAGAAAGGCTTGCCACAGTGCGGCCATCCTAGCTGCCAGTGCGCATATGGTCGACGACAGCGAGGATGACCCAAAGAAAATTTTGGCCACACTGCTTGAAGATCCTTCTCTCAGGGCATACGCCCAAGTTAATGAACACCAAGGGGTGACATGGTACACCAAGGAGGCAATGCAAGAGATCATCTATCTTTCCGCTCTCTCCCTTGCAATTCATAAGGGAATGACCAATGTACAGGAATATGTAAAATCCTTGATGGAGGCAGAGACGGAAGCACTCTATAAACTTGATCGGCTTTTAGGGTAA
- the pth gene encoding aminoacyl-tRNA hydrolase encodes MVKLLVFLGNPGKAYEKTRHNVGWMVCDHMYPTLSWSQKFNGLIAQDGGTRLLKPHTYMNESGKSVRSCMDFFSYTAQDVLVIHDDLELPFGTIRMQRGGGLQGHNGLKSIKSHIKDDLFLRLRIGIGRPKHGTVSSFVLQRFSPEEEISLPLILDSAKQMLIDDIPTLPVTNTLV; translated from the coding sequence ATGGTAAAACTTCTGGTATTTCTCGGCAACCCTGGTAAAGCGTATGAGAAAACCCGGCACAATGTAGGCTGGATGGTTTGTGATCATATGTACCCGACACTCTCATGGTCACAGAAATTCAATGGGCTGATTGCCCAGGATGGGGGAACCAGGCTACTTAAGCCCCATACCTATATGAACGAAAGCGGAAAATCCGTTCGCTCTTGTATGGATTTCTTCTCCTATACAGCACAAGATGTCCTGGTCATCCATGACGATCTGGAGCTTCCCTTTGGGACAATCAGGATGCAGCGTGGTGGTGGCCTTCAGGGACACAATGGATTGAAGTCAATCAAGAGCCATATCAAGGACGACTTGTTCCTTCGACTTCGTATTGGAATCGGAAGACCAAAGCATGGAACCGTTTCCTCCTTTGTCTTACAACGCTTCTCCCCTGAAGAAGAGATTTCACTTCCCTTGATTCTTGATTCAGCGAAACAAATGCTAATAGACGATATTCCTACTCTTCCTGTCACAAATACATTAGTCTAA
- a CDS encoding NGG1p interacting factor NIF3 — MYILVTYVPDSHLEVVKEALFKAGAGKMGSYDSCCYQSQGTGQFRPLQGSSPFIGQVGELAQEREWRLELVVDEEFAAPAVEALLESHPYEVPAYHLIPVLTLEGLSDE, encoded by the coding sequence GTGTACATACTGGTAACCTATGTTCCTGATTCTCATCTTGAGGTAGTAAAGGAGGCTCTCTTCAAAGCTGGAGCTGGAAAGATGGGCTCCTATGATTCTTGTTGCTACCAAAGTCAAGGAACCGGCCAATTTCGTCCTCTGCAAGGCTCATCTCCCTTCATTGGGCAGGTCGGAGAGCTTGCACAAGAGCGGGAGTGGCGTCTAGAATTGGTGGTTGATGAAGAATTTGCTGCCCCAGCGGTAGAGGCGCTCTTGGAGAGTCATCCCTACGAGGTCCCTGCTTATCATCTGATCCCGGTCTTGACCCTTGAAGGGTTGAGTGACGAATAG
- a CDS encoding homocysteine biosynthesis protein, translating to MAKTVAQINEKIKKGTVVVVSAEAFSAMAKEKDLKELSEEVDIVTTATFGPMCSSGAIINFGHWSPGIRMEEITLNGVNAYEGLAAVDTYIGATSESKFDATYGGANVIEELIDGKDVRLHARGKGTDCYPTKEIDTYINKDTINEFYLFNPRNAYQNYAAATNSTNRIRYTYMGSLLPRFSNVTYSTSGELSPLLNDPYLRTIGLGTRIFLGGGEGYVVWNGTQFNTRRERTPEGIPTLPGATLAVIGDAKQMSREYIRSAYYEKYGISMFVGIGIPIPVLDEEMAAHLAISNEKITTNILDYGQDGHPSVGTCSYAQLASGAVTLSDGKEVKTAPLSSLAKAREIADVLASWIKEKRFFLSEPVHTFPTDSFVKPLVPREGGEK from the coding sequence ATGGCAAAGACAGTTGCCCAGATCAATGAGAAAATCAAGAAAGGTACGGTTGTCGTGGTCAGTGCAGAAGCATTTTCTGCGATGGCAAAAGAGAAGGACCTCAAAGAACTCAGTGAAGAGGTGGATATCGTAACCACAGCCACCTTTGGTCCGATGTGCTCCAGTGGAGCAATCATCAATTTCGGACACTGGTCTCCCGGTATCCGTATGGAAGAGATTACCCTCAATGGGGTGAATGCCTACGAGGGGCTTGCTGCAGTTGATACCTACATAGGTGCAACCAGTGAATCCAAGTTTGATGCTACCTACGGTGGAGCGAATGTTATCGAGGAGTTGATCGATGGCAAGGATGTCCGTCTGCATGCCAGGGGAAAAGGAACTGATTGTTATCCCACCAAGGAGATTGATACCTATATCAACAAGGATACCATCAACGAGTTCTATCTCTTCAATCCCCGAAACGCCTACCAGAACTATGCAGCAGCAACCAACAGCACGAACCGGATCAGGTACACCTATATGGGCAGTCTTCTTCCCAGATTCTCAAATGTAACCTACTCCACCAGTGGTGAACTGAGTCCCCTCTTGAACGATCCCTACCTCAGAACCATTGGTCTTGGAACCCGGATCTTCCTTGGTGGAGGAGAGGGGTATGTGGTATGGAACGGGACCCAGTTCAATACCAGACGGGAACGTACCCCAGAAGGTATTCCCACCCTGCCTGGGGCAACCCTTGCTGTTATAGGGGATGCGAAACAGATGTCGAGGGAGTATATCCGCTCTGCCTACTATGAGAAGTATGGTATCTCGATGTTTGTCGGTATCGGTATCCCCATACCGGTACTTGATGAGGAAATGGCAGCCCATCTAGCCATCTCAAATGAGAAGATCACCACCAATATTCTGGACTATGGGCAGGATGGACACCCATCGGTCGGAACCTGTTCCTATGCCCAGCTTGCCAGTGGAGCAGTCACCTTGAGTGATGGAAAGGAAGTAAAGACAGCTCCACTCTCTTCCCTTGCCAAGGCACGGGAGATTGCCGATGTCTTGGCTTCCTGGATCAAGGAGAAACGATTCTTCCTCTCTGAGCCAGTCCATACGTTCCCTACTGACAGTTTTGTAAAACCTTTGGTTCCTCGCGAAGGAGGTGAGAAATGA